In Oncorhynchus nerka isolate Pitt River linkage group LG26, Oner_Uvic_2.0, whole genome shotgun sequence, one DNA window encodes the following:
- the LOC115110706 gene encoding monocyte to macrophage differentiation factor-like isoform X1, translating into MTKCGWSRLDQISTNHRCLFFTSLDITINERFMNRRASANCRYQPTCYEHAANCYTHALLIVPAVVGMALLQRLSDDRWEKITAWVYGMGLCALFLVSTVFHIITWKKSHMRSVEHCFHMCDRVVIYFFIAASYTPWLNLRELGPLAVHMRWFVWLMAAAGTIYVFNYHEKYKVVELAFYLTMGFFPALVVTSMNNTDGLYELACGGLIYCLGVIFFKSDGVIPFAHAIWHVFVALAAAVHYYAIWKYLYRSPPANTIRDA; encoded by the exons ATGACCAAATGTGGTTGGTCCAGACTGGACCAAATCTCTACCAATCATAGATGTCTatttttcacaagtttggacattaCAATAAATGAAAG GTTCATGAACAGGCGGGCCTCTGCTAACTGCCGCTACCAGCCCACCTGCTATGAGCATGCTGCAAACTGCTATACTCACGCG CTACTCATCGTACCAGCCGTTGTGGGCATGGCCCTGCTGCAGCGTCTCTCAGACGACCGCTGGGAGAAGATCACAGCCTGGGTGTACGGCATGGGCCTGTGTGCCCTCTTCCTGGTCTCCACTGTGTTCCACATCATCACCTGGAAGAAGAGCCACATGAG GTCTGTGGAGCACTGCTTTCATATGTGTGATAGAGTGGTCATCTATTTCTTCATCGCTGCCTCCTACACACCATG GTTGAATCTTCGTGAGCTTGGCCCACTCGCAGTTCACATGCGTTGGTTTGTATGGCTAATGGCTGCGGCAGGAACGATATACGTCTTCAACTACCACGAAAA GTATAAAGTTGTTGAGCTCGCCTTCTATTTGACTATGGGTTTTTTCCCTGCGTTGGTTGTAACATCAATG AACAACACGGATGGATTGTACGAGTTGGCCTGTGGGGGACTCATCTATTGCCTGGGCGTGATCTTCTTCAAGTCGGACGGGGTCATCCCGTTTGCCCATGCCATCTGGCACGTGTTTGTGGCGCTGGCTGCAGCCGTGCACTACTACGCTATCTGGAAGTACCTCTACAGGAGTCCCCCTGCTAATACTATTCGGGACGCCTGA
- the LOC115110706 gene encoding monocyte to macrophage differentiation factor-like isoform X2 gives MLGLDLQKTSLRRFMNRRASANCRYQPTCYEHAANCYTHALLIVPAVVGMALLQRLSDDRWEKITAWVYGMGLCALFLVSTVFHIITWKKSHMRSVEHCFHMCDRVVIYFFIAASYTPWLNLRELGPLAVHMRWFVWLMAAAGTIYVFNYHEKYKVVELAFYLTMGFFPALVVTSMNNTDGLYELACGGLIYCLGVIFFKSDGVIPFAHAIWHVFVALAAAVHYYAIWKYLYRSPPANTIRDA, from the exons ATGCTAGGATTGGACCTGCAGAAGACCAGTCTGAGACG GTTCATGAACAGGCGGGCCTCTGCTAACTGCCGCTACCAGCCCACCTGCTATGAGCATGCTGCAAACTGCTATACTCACGCG CTACTCATCGTACCAGCCGTTGTGGGCATGGCCCTGCTGCAGCGTCTCTCAGACGACCGCTGGGAGAAGATCACAGCCTGGGTGTACGGCATGGGCCTGTGTGCCCTCTTCCTGGTCTCCACTGTGTTCCACATCATCACCTGGAAGAAGAGCCACATGAG GTCTGTGGAGCACTGCTTTCATATGTGTGATAGAGTGGTCATCTATTTCTTCATCGCTGCCTCCTACACACCATG GTTGAATCTTCGTGAGCTTGGCCCACTCGCAGTTCACATGCGTTGGTTTGTATGGCTAATGGCTGCGGCAGGAACGATATACGTCTTCAACTACCACGAAAA GTATAAAGTTGTTGAGCTCGCCTTCTATTTGACTATGGGTTTTTTCCCTGCGTTGGTTGTAACATCAATG AACAACACGGATGGATTGTACGAGTTGGCCTGTGGGGGACTCATCTATTGCCTGGGCGTGATCTTCTTCAAGTCGGACGGGGTCATCCCGTTTGCCCATGCCATCTGGCACGTGTTTGTGGCGCTGGCTGCAGCCGTGCACTACTACGCTATCTGGAAGTACCTCTACAGGAGTCCCCCTGCTAATACTATTCGGGACGCCTGA
- the LOC135564673 gene encoding small integral membrane protein 36-like, whose product MGFKENFSEIDPVTLNLCILIASYVILLLVFLISCIMYDCRGKDPTKEYAPDPVPTQSPIRLVVMQQTTPSPQHQRWDQTNMVTSYEPQPSPDFREKKSTMV is encoded by the coding sequence ATGGGCTTTAAGGAAAACTTCTCGGAGATTGATCCTGTCACTTTGAACCTCTGCATCCTTATCGCCAGCTATGTTATCTTGCTTCTGGTGTTCCTGATATCTTGTATAATGTATGACTGCCGGGGCAAGGATCCAACCAAGGAGTACGCGCCGGACCCTGTGCCGACCCAATCCCCCATCAGACTGGTGGTGATGCAGCAGACCACCCCTTCTCCGCAACATCAACGCTGGGACCAGACCAATATGGTCACCTCATATGAGCCTCAGCCCAGTCCAGACTTCAGGGAGAAGAAGAGCACCATGGTCTAG
- the LOC115110706 gene encoding monocyte to macrophage differentiation factor-like isoform X4, with protein sequence MTKCGWSRLDQISTNHRCLFFTSLDITINERFMNRRASANCRYQPTCYEHAANCYTHALLIVPAVVGMALLQRLSDDRWEKITAWVYGMGLCALFLVSTVFHIITWKKSHMRLNLRELGPLAVHMRWFVWLMAAAGTIYVFNYHEKYKVVELAFYLTMGFFPALVVTSMNNTDGLYELACGGLIYCLGVIFFKSDGVIPFAHAIWHVFVALAAAVHYYAIWKYLYRSPPANTIRDA encoded by the exons ATGACCAAATGTGGTTGGTCCAGACTGGACCAAATCTCTACCAATCATAGATGTCTatttttcacaagtttggacattaCAATAAATGAAAG GTTCATGAACAGGCGGGCCTCTGCTAACTGCCGCTACCAGCCCACCTGCTATGAGCATGCTGCAAACTGCTATACTCACGCG CTACTCATCGTACCAGCCGTTGTGGGCATGGCCCTGCTGCAGCGTCTCTCAGACGACCGCTGGGAGAAGATCACAGCCTGGGTGTACGGCATGGGCCTGTGTGCCCTCTTCCTGGTCTCCACTGTGTTCCACATCATCACCTGGAAGAAGAGCCACATGAG GTTGAATCTTCGTGAGCTTGGCCCACTCGCAGTTCACATGCGTTGGTTTGTATGGCTAATGGCTGCGGCAGGAACGATATACGTCTTCAACTACCACGAAAA GTATAAAGTTGTTGAGCTCGCCTTCTATTTGACTATGGGTTTTTTCCCTGCGTTGGTTGTAACATCAATG AACAACACGGATGGATTGTACGAGTTGGCCTGTGGGGGACTCATCTATTGCCTGGGCGTGATCTTCTTCAAGTCGGACGGGGTCATCCCGTTTGCCCATGCCATCTGGCACGTGTTTGTGGCGCTGGCTGCAGCCGTGCACTACTACGCTATCTGGAAGTACCTCTACAGGAGTCCCCCTGCTAATACTATTCGGGACGCCTGA
- the LOC115110706 gene encoding monocyte to macrophage differentiation factor-like isoform X3, producing MKRVNSLQRFMNRRASANCRYQPTCYEHAANCYTHALLIVPAVVGMALLQRLSDDRWEKITAWVYGMGLCALFLVSTVFHIITWKKSHMRSVEHCFHMCDRVVIYFFIAASYTPWLNLRELGPLAVHMRWFVWLMAAAGTIYVFNYHEKYKVVELAFYLTMGFFPALVVTSMNNTDGLYELACGGLIYCLGVIFFKSDGVIPFAHAIWHVFVALAAAVHYYAIWKYLYRSPPANTIRDA from the exons ATGAAGAGAGTGAACAGCCTTCAAAG GTTCATGAACAGGCGGGCCTCTGCTAACTGCCGCTACCAGCCCACCTGCTATGAGCATGCTGCAAACTGCTATACTCACGCG CTACTCATCGTACCAGCCGTTGTGGGCATGGCCCTGCTGCAGCGTCTCTCAGACGACCGCTGGGAGAAGATCACAGCCTGGGTGTACGGCATGGGCCTGTGTGCCCTCTTCCTGGTCTCCACTGTGTTCCACATCATCACCTGGAAGAAGAGCCACATGAG GTCTGTGGAGCACTGCTTTCATATGTGTGATAGAGTGGTCATCTATTTCTTCATCGCTGCCTCCTACACACCATG GTTGAATCTTCGTGAGCTTGGCCCACTCGCAGTTCACATGCGTTGGTTTGTATGGCTAATGGCTGCGGCAGGAACGATATACGTCTTCAACTACCACGAAAA GTATAAAGTTGTTGAGCTCGCCTTCTATTTGACTATGGGTTTTTTCCCTGCGTTGGTTGTAACATCAATG AACAACACGGATGGATTGTACGAGTTGGCCTGTGGGGGACTCATCTATTGCCTGGGCGTGATCTTCTTCAAGTCGGACGGGGTCATCCCGTTTGCCCATGCCATCTGGCACGTGTTTGTGGCGCTGGCTGCAGCCGTGCACTACTACGCTATCTGGAAGTACCTCTACAGGAGTCCCCCTGCTAATACTATTCGGGACGCCTGA